The following coding sequences lie in one Aquabacterium olei genomic window:
- a CDS encoding diguanylate cyclase gives MRARLWIATALPALLVIVMLVIGFAYRYGDRMADALTDRGVASARQLGSAAEFMVFAGDREGLGRLAEAAIRNDAQLHAVAVYDAHGQLLASAGKLEEGQPSLGSALDVQLGERLRVELPIYPTIAPTDDLYTPTPSAGIAYGQGARLVGHAVLEVSLDRLAQQQRELLLWSLVTAAGGLVLAGGLATLLASRVTAQITAINDVVTRVGQGALDERIDGVRSGVLASLAEGINAMIGRIATTQEELQFRVEQATRELRHQKEAAEQAARTDTLTGTATRLAFTEVAEVEMQRALRYRNDLSLLMLDLDHFKGINDEHGHVTGDAVLVHFAQTVQQQIRNMDLLARLGGEEFVVLLPNVNAEQAAVLAERIRGAVSESRLMANGRPLRFSVSIGVAQFDWRELSLTRWMSRADAALYRAKAQGRNCVVQDNGGCTPAAGD, from the coding sequence ATGCGCGCACGTCTGTGGATTGCCACGGCGCTGCCGGCGCTGCTGGTGATCGTGATGCTGGTGATCGGTTTTGCGTACCGGTATGGTGACCGCATGGCCGATGCCCTGACGGACCGGGGCGTGGCCTCGGCGCGTCAGCTCGGCAGTGCCGCGGAGTTCATGGTGTTCGCCGGCGACCGCGAAGGGCTGGGCCGGCTCGCCGAGGCGGCCATTCGCAACGACGCGCAACTGCACGCAGTGGCCGTGTACGACGCCCATGGCCAGCTTCTGGCCTCGGCCGGCAAGCTGGAAGAGGGGCAGCCTTCACTGGGTTCGGCGCTGGACGTGCAACTGGGTGAACGCCTGCGCGTGGAGTTGCCGATCTACCCCACCATCGCGCCCACCGATGACCTCTACACCCCGACGCCGTCGGCCGGCATTGCCTATGGGCAGGGGGCCCGGCTGGTGGGCCATGCCGTGCTCGAGGTGTCGCTCGACAGGCTGGCGCAGCAGCAGCGCGAGTTGTTGCTCTGGTCACTCGTCACCGCGGCGGGCGGGCTGGTGCTGGCCGGTGGGCTGGCGACCCTGCTGGCATCGCGGGTGACGGCGCAGATCACCGCCATCAACGACGTGGTGACCCGGGTCGGTCAAGGCGCGCTGGATGAACGCATCGACGGGGTGCGCAGCGGCGTGCTGGCCTCGCTGGCAGAAGGCATCAACGCGATGATCGGGCGCATTGCGACCACGCAGGAAGAGCTGCAGTTCCGCGTCGAGCAGGCGACCCGGGAACTGCGCCATCAGAAGGAGGCCGCAGAGCAAGCGGCCCGAACCGACACGCTGACAGGCACCGCAACACGACTGGCCTTCACCGAGGTGGCCGAAGTCGAGATGCAGCGCGCGCTGCGCTACCGCAATGACCTGTCCTTGCTGATGCTCGACCTGGACCACTTCAAGGGCATCAACGACGAGCACGGCCATGTCACTGGCGATGCGGTGCTCGTGCACTTTGCGCAGACGGTGCAGCAGCAGATCCGCAACATGGACCTGCTGGCGCGGCTGGGCGGCGAAGAGTTCGTGGTGCTGCTGCCCAACGTCAATGCCGAGCAGGCGGCCGTGCTGGCCGAGCGCATCCGCGGTGCGGTGAGTGAAAGCCGTCTGATGGCCAACGGCCGGCCGCTGCGCTTCAGCGTCAGCATCGGCGTGGCCCAGTTCGACTGGCGTGAGCTGAGCCTGACGCGCTGGATGTCGCGCGCCGATGCCGCGCTGTACCGGGCCAAGGCACAGGGGCGCAATTGCGTGGTGCAGGACAACGGCGGCTGCACACCGGCGGCAGGCGACTGA